A DNA window from Haloactinospora alba contains the following coding sequences:
- a CDS encoding MFS transporter, whose product MASEPPDRNGSGTTGATRLGGTFTRFWTGSLSSNLADGIMLTALPMVAAMLTNDPLLVSGLTVARFLPWLLVGLFVGVVVDRLDRARVMVVGNALRCMALVALAVAVASGSASVWVLYAVMFTVMLCEVFYDVSVRAMLPDVVPTGALDRANARMVGGRTVTEDFAGAPLAGFLFAVTAAVPLAVNAGAYLLSALVLLGLPLAVRRPRRDEHAAMGEGGVVGSAAAEMGEGLRFVWGDRPLLSLVLFLAFANMALMAQTSVIVLLVRDHFGVPESLYGVFMSSSAVGGVLGAVVVGRIVRVLGRFRTEVLSFGVMAGMCVVFGLSPNAVTASLAWGAIAFAITVANVVGIGVSQLVVPGSLLGRVASCMKMISTGTSPLGAVLGGFLGRVDLRLPSLAAGGMVVLGLLLAAPWLRSLVERADEAERAGAVE is encoded by the coding sequence ATGGCCAGTGAACCTCCGGATCGGAACGGCTCCGGAACCACCGGAGCTACCAGGTTGGGTGGGACCTTCACCCGGTTCTGGACCGGCAGTCTGTCCAGCAATCTCGCCGACGGCATCATGCTGACAGCGCTGCCCATGGTGGCGGCGATGCTCACCAACGATCCCCTGCTGGTGTCGGGGTTGACGGTGGCCCGGTTCCTCCCGTGGCTCCTGGTGGGACTGTTCGTCGGAGTGGTCGTGGATCGCCTTGACCGGGCGCGGGTCATGGTCGTGGGAAACGCGTTGCGGTGCATGGCTCTCGTGGCCCTGGCCGTGGCGGTGGCGAGCGGGAGCGCGAGCGTCTGGGTGCTGTACGCCGTGATGTTCACGGTGATGCTCTGCGAGGTGTTCTACGACGTCTCTGTTCGGGCGATGCTGCCGGACGTGGTCCCCACCGGCGCGCTAGATCGGGCCAACGCCCGCATGGTGGGCGGAAGAACCGTCACCGAGGACTTCGCCGGAGCGCCGCTGGCCGGTTTCCTGTTCGCCGTCACCGCCGCGGTCCCGCTGGCGGTGAACGCGGGCGCCTACCTGCTGAGCGCGCTCGTCCTGTTGGGTCTGCCCCTGGCCGTTCGCCGCCCGCGGCGGGACGAGCACGCGGCCATGGGGGAGGGCGGCGTGGTGGGTTCGGCCGCCGCTGAGATGGGCGAGGGGCTGCGGTTCGTGTGGGGTGACCGTCCGCTGCTCTCCCTGGTTCTGTTCCTCGCCTTCGCGAACATGGCCCTCATGGCCCAGACGAGTGTCATCGTGCTCCTGGTCCGGGACCACTTCGGGGTTCCCGAGTCCCTCTACGGCGTGTTCATGTCCTCCTCCGCGGTGGGAGGAGTGCTCGGTGCGGTGGTGGTGGGAAGGATCGTGAGGGTTCTGGGCCGGTTCCGCACGGAGGTTTTGTCCTTCGGGGTGATGGCCGGGATGTGCGTGGTATTCGGACTCTCCCCGAACGCCGTGACGGCGTCCCTGGCCTGGGGGGCGATCGCGTTCGCCATTACCGTTGCCAACGTTGTCGGCATCGGTGTGTCCCAGCTGGTGGTGCCCGGTTCCCTCCTGGGGCGTGTGGCGTCGTGCATGAAGATGATCAGTACCGGTACCTCGCCGCTGGGTGCCGTCCTCGGAGGTTTCCTGGGACGGGTGGACCTGCGGCTGCCGTCCCTGGCGGCGGGAGGGATGGTGGTACTCGGCCTGCTTCTGGCCGCCCCGTGGCTGCGCAGCCTCGTGGAGCGCGCGGACGAGGCGGAGCGGGCGGGAGCAGTGGAGTAG
- a CDS encoding PPOX class F420-dependent oxidoreductase: protein MFTSAERRYLRSQFLGRLATVGPDGTPQVRPLGFRCNDDGTIDLGGPWVARTQRYRNVRENPGVGFVVDDLTPDEAGAIRPGMGRGVEIRGTAETLSVDDPPGQPGWRSSDIIRIHPKRILSWHIDPDNPDGYSRNVA, encoded by the coding sequence GTGTTCACCAGTGCCGAACGCCGGTACCTGCGCAGCCAGTTCCTGGGTCGGCTCGCCACGGTCGGTCCGGACGGGACTCCCCAGGTGCGTCCGCTCGGGTTCCGGTGCAACGACGACGGGACCATCGACCTCGGTGGGCCGTGGGTCGCCCGTACCCAGCGGTACCGCAACGTGCGGGAGAACCCCGGCGTTGGGTTCGTCGTGGACGATCTGACTCCGGACGAGGCCGGGGCGATCAGACCCGGGATGGGGCGCGGTGTCGAGATCCGGGGCACCGCCGAGACCCTCAGTGTGGACGACCCGCCCGGCCAGCCGGGGTGGAGAAGCAGCGACATCATCCGCATCCACCCGAAGCGGATACTCAGCTGGCACATCGATCCGGACAACCCGGACGGGTACTCCCGGAACGTGGCCTGA
- a CDS encoding TrmH family RNA methyltransferase, whose amino-acid sequence MSTLQQHSIVAIAHNLRSVHNVGALLRTSEVFALEKVYVTGFSPYPTYPGDDRSAKLQAQQTRRMAKAAAGAEQTMPFERHEDVCALLDALREEGYAIAGLEIDPEATELAEYAPREKVALLLGDEVAGIDSALRERCDLLLQIPTFGKKETLNVSVAAGIALYTLRTA is encoded by the coding sequence GTGAGCACTCTTCAGCAACACAGCATCGTGGCGATCGCGCACAACCTGCGGTCGGTACACAACGTCGGTGCGCTGCTACGCACCAGTGAGGTCTTCGCCCTGGAGAAGGTGTACGTCACCGGGTTCAGCCCGTATCCCACCTATCCCGGCGACGACCGCAGCGCCAAGCTGCAGGCCCAGCAGACGCGCCGGATGGCCAAGGCCGCCGCCGGGGCGGAGCAGACGATGCCCTTCGAGCGGCACGAGGACGTGTGCGCGCTGTTGGACGCGCTGCGTGAGGAGGGCTACGCGATAGCCGGTCTGGAGATCGACCCGGAGGCGACCGAGCTCGCCGAGTACGCACCGCGGGAGAAGGTGGCGCTGCTGCTGGGTGACGAGGTCGCCGGCATCGACTCCGCCCTGCGGGAGCGGTGCGACCTGCTGCTGCAGATCCCCACCTTCGGCAAGAAGGAGACGCTGAACGTCAGCGTGGCCGCCGGCATCGCCCTCTACACCCTGCGGACGGCGTGA
- a CDS encoding MarR family winged helix-turn-helix transcriptional regulator encodes MEQSNLSAAVRSLAERGLLTRGSSPTDRRVTRLLPTEKSLAAKESINTVWSGTIQSAMARLSDDQVAALRAASGALHALDQALHTEESHRR; translated from the coding sequence ATGGAGCAGAGCAACCTCAGCGCGGCCGTGCGCAGTCTGGCCGAACGCGGTCTCCTCACCCGCGGGAGCAGCCCGACCGACCGGCGGGTGACCCGGCTGCTTCCGACCGAGAAGTCACTGGCCGCGAAGGAGTCCATCAACACCGTGTGGTCCGGCACCATCCAGTCCGCGATGGCCCGGCTCAGCGACGATCAGGTCGCCGCCCTCAGGGCCGCGTCCGGAGCGCTCCACGCGCTCGACCAGGCCCTGCACACCGAGGAGTCACACCGGAGGTAG
- a CDS encoding MFS transporter has translation MTGGAIIANVGWRPVFGALAALALVMFLGVLACVRETLPEPERTRGGVSATVAGARQALANRDYLGYLLTFCFAFAAVFAYISASPYVVQNVMGMSAGTHTMIFGLNALVILVTSSVAAALAGRVAYRAMIAAGPTVAVLASVVLLALIVSGVPTVPVLVLFAVFQGSLGFVFANATTLALEETGANAGTGSGFLGFLQFALAAVISPLVGIGGEDTAVPMGLAMVISIVLAVLAVGTLPRRNTPHGGTTAPAGNPPLSSEPAADPAPVHGSTACKGRSGYPAVSRPPAAPRERFAVACRPP, from the coding sequence GTGACGGGCGGCGCGATCATCGCGAACGTCGGGTGGCGCCCGGTGTTCGGTGCCCTGGCGGCACTGGCCCTGGTCATGTTCCTCGGCGTTCTGGCCTGTGTCCGGGAGACACTCCCGGAGCCCGAGCGCACCCGGGGCGGCGTCAGCGCGACCGTTGCCGGGGCCCGGCAGGCGCTGGCCAACCGCGACTACCTCGGCTACCTGCTCACCTTCTGCTTCGCGTTCGCCGCGGTGTTCGCCTACATCTCCGCCTCGCCGTACGTGGTGCAGAACGTGATGGGGATGTCAGCCGGCACCCACACGATGATCTTCGGTCTCAACGCCCTGGTCATCCTGGTTACCAGCAGCGTGGCCGCGGCGCTGGCGGGACGCGTCGCCTACCGCGCCATGATCGCCGCGGGACCCACGGTGGCCGTGCTGGCCAGCGTGGTACTGCTGGCGCTCATCGTCAGCGGGGTCCCCACCGTTCCGGTGCTCGTCCTGTTCGCCGTGTTCCAGGGGTCGCTGGGGTTCGTCTTCGCCAACGCCACCACGCTGGCGCTGGAGGAGACCGGCGCGAACGCCGGAACCGGGTCGGGGTTCCTGGGGTTCCTGCAGTTCGCCCTCGCCGCCGTGATCTCGCCACTGGTCGGTATCGGCGGCGAGGACACGGCCGTGCCGATGGGATTGGCCATGGTCATCTCGATCGTCCTCGCCGTGCTCGCCGTCGGCACCCTCCCCCGGAGGAACACACCCCACGGCGGCACCACCGCCCCCGCCGGCAACCCGCCGCTGTCGAGTGAGCCGGCAGCTGACCCAGCCCCGGTCCACGGCTCCACTGCGTGTAAGGGGAGGAGCGGGTACCCGGCGGTCTCCCGTCCCCCCGCCGCCCCACGGGAGCGTTTCGCCGTCGCCTGCCGTCCGCCGTGA
- a CDS encoding winged helix DNA-binding domain-containing protein, with protein MRVGWDQVFAWRLRRQFAQPPGDAGVEEVVSRLGGVQAQVASSAELAVGLRQRAPEPGAVARGLADGTLVRTWAMRGTLHLLHAAEAASFLSLLAAGRTWEKPAWQRSFGASPAEVAALAEAVSGLLDVRVLTREELVAELAADPRFAAMEQQLRSGWAALLKPLAWQGVLCHGPSQGTRVTFTRPETMVPGWRGLPEPEEAAAVAIPAYLGAHGPATPEVFDAWLSRNSLRKSTPRAWFAELGDRLVTVDVEGWQARMLAEHAEELARTEPTTSVRLLGGFDQYVLGPGTGDTRLLPAEHRSRVSRAGGWISPVVVIAGRVAGVWELENDRIEVSLFPGVEQPPREALEAEADHVARARGQGELTVRVS; from the coding sequence GTGCGGGTTGGTTGGGACCAGGTGTTCGCGTGGAGGCTGCGGCGACAGTTCGCACAGCCTCCGGGTGACGCGGGGGTGGAGGAGGTCGTCAGCCGGCTGGGCGGTGTGCAGGCACAGGTCGCCTCCTCCGCCGAACTGGCGGTGGGACTGCGGCAGCGCGCCCCGGAGCCCGGGGCGGTGGCACGCGGGCTCGCCGACGGGACCCTGGTCAGGACGTGGGCGATGCGGGGCACACTGCACCTGCTGCACGCGGCCGAGGCGGCGTCCTTCCTCTCCCTGCTGGCCGCGGGCCGGACGTGGGAGAAACCGGCATGGCAGCGCAGCTTCGGAGCCTCCCCGGCGGAGGTGGCGGCACTGGCCGAGGCCGTTTCCGGGCTGCTGGACGTCCGGGTCCTCACCAGGGAGGAGCTGGTGGCCGAACTCGCCGCGGACCCGCGGTTCGCCGCCATGGAGCAGCAGCTGCGTTCCGGGTGGGCGGCCCTGCTGAAACCACTCGCCTGGCAGGGGGTGCTGTGCCACGGCCCCAGCCAGGGCACAAGGGTGACGTTCACCCGGCCGGAGACGATGGTTCCCGGCTGGCGGGGCCTTCCCGAACCGGAGGAGGCCGCCGCCGTGGCGATCCCGGCCTACCTGGGCGCGCACGGGCCGGCGACACCGGAGGTGTTCGACGCCTGGCTGTCCCGCAACAGCCTGCGCAAGTCCACACCGCGGGCGTGGTTCGCGGAACTGGGAGACAGGCTGGTCACCGTGGACGTGGAAGGGTGGCAGGCCCGGATGCTGGCCGAACACGCCGAGGAACTCGCGCGCACCGAGCCGACCACGTCGGTGCGGCTGTTGGGTGGCTTCGACCAGTACGTACTCGGTCCCGGAACCGGGGACACCCGGCTGCTGCCGGCCGAACACCGTTCCCGGGTGAGCAGGGCGGGAGGATGGATATCACCGGTGGTCGTCATCGCCGGCCGGGTCGCCGGCGTGTGGGAGCTGGAGAACGACCGGATCGAGGTGTCACTTTTCCCCGGTGTCGAACAACCCCCGCGCGAGGCGCTGGAGGCCGAGGCCGACCACGTCGCCCGGGCACGCGGCCAGGGAGAGCTGACCGTGCGGGTGTCGTGA
- a CDS encoding DUF4190 domain-containing protein, translating to MARTGPPAPSPAPAAPRRMSGLALASLALGLGNLACLFLLWVPSVVGLVLGVLGIRHTTGDSGRDGRGMAVTGTVLNGVFAVLAPFLLAPVLSPTDTRFGIELPTDCHSAEAEVLRCDT from the coding sequence GTGGCGCGTACCGGCCCTCCGGCACCTTCTCCCGCACCGGCCGCGCCCCGACGGATGAGCGGACTGGCCCTCGCCTCCCTCGCTTTGGGGCTCGGCAACCTCGCCTGTCTGTTCCTCCTGTGGGTTCCCTCGGTGGTGGGGCTCGTGCTCGGCGTTCTCGGAATACGCCACACCACTGGGGACAGCGGCCGCGACGGGCGCGGCATGGCTGTGACCGGAACCGTGCTGAACGGGGTGTTCGCCGTGCTCGCGCCGTTCCTTCTCGCCCCTGTGCTTTCACCGACGGACACACGGTTCGGGATCGAGCTCCCCACCGACTGCCACAGTGCCGAAGCGGAAGTACTGCGTTGCGACACCTGA
- a CDS encoding histidine kinase, translated as MDLMPYVDSLRRQLVTAAEAGSEETRETAERLATALEPATRMVLLDALSAAADEITRDVAPGSVEVRLRGGQTDFIVTSPPTDEPSEGTDENGFETSQRRPDDVAADVHPPAGAVPPEAEEGGTSRITLRLPDHLKPRVEEAARGEGLSVNAWLVRALASALDSDTRQSGRRASRRVGRGYTGWVR; from the coding sequence ATGGATTTGATGCCGTATGTCGACAGTCTCCGACGCCAGCTCGTGACCGCCGCCGAGGCCGGAAGCGAGGAAACCCGGGAGACCGCCGAACGGCTGGCGACAGCACTGGAGCCGGCCACGCGGATGGTCCTGCTGGACGCGCTCTCCGCCGCCGCGGACGAGATCACCCGCGACGTCGCCCCGGGGTCGGTCGAGGTGCGACTGCGTGGCGGACAGACTGACTTCATCGTGACATCGCCACCAACCGATGAACCGTCCGAGGGCACCGACGAGAACGGGTTCGAGACATCACAGCGCCGTCCTGATGACGTCGCGGCTGATGTCCATCCTCCGGCGGGGGCGGTCCCACCGGAGGCCGAGGAGGGAGGAACGTCCCGGATCACCCTGCGCCTGCCCGACCATCTCAAGCCGCGCGTTGAGGAGGCGGCCCGCGGCGAGGGGCTCTCGGTCAACGCCTGGCTGGTGCGCGCCCTGGCCTCCGCGCTCGACTCCGACACCCGCCAGTCCGGCCGCCGCGCGAGCCGCCGGGTCGGACGCGGCTACACCGGCTGGGTCCGCTAG
- a CDS encoding DUF4097 family beta strand repeat-containing protein, which produces MPTFDTPEPVTAEIDLVAGAVRINADDRADTTVEVHPRDPAKEADVRAAEQTRVEYAGGRLLVKEPDSAGLGWLLRKGRADVTVDLPAGSRVHASADHANIRCEGRLGASTLASSSGNITLDRAAGNTELTSAHGWVRAEEIDGSATVKTTTGAITLGTVTGALRTNSAHGATTVEHALASVTARTAHGSVRIGEVVRGSVDLDTSYGELEIGIREGTAAWLDVNSRHGSVHSSLNAAEDPGPAEETVEVRARNVHGDVVVRRA; this is translated from the coding sequence ATGCCAACTTTCGACACTCCCGAACCGGTCACCGCCGAGATCGACCTGGTCGCCGGCGCCGTCCGGATCAACGCCGACGACCGCGCCGACACGACCGTCGAGGTCCACCCCCGCGACCCCGCAAAGGAGGCCGACGTGCGGGCCGCGGAACAGACCCGGGTCGAGTACGCCGGCGGCCGGCTTCTGGTGAAGGAACCCGACAGCGCGGGACTGGGATGGCTGCTGCGCAAGGGCAGAGCCGACGTGACCGTCGACCTCCCGGCGGGATCGCGGGTCCACGCCAGCGCCGACCACGCCAACATCCGGTGCGAGGGCCGTCTGGGCGCCTCCACACTCGCCTCCTCCAGCGGGAACATCACCCTGGACAGAGCCGCCGGGAACACCGAACTCACCTCGGCGCACGGCTGGGTCCGCGCCGAGGAGATCGACGGGAGCGCCACGGTGAAGACCACCACGGGCGCCATCACCCTCGGCACGGTGACCGGCGCTCTGCGGACGAACTCCGCGCACGGTGCCACCACGGTCGAGCACGCCCTGGCCTCCGTCACGGCCAGGACCGCCCACGGCAGCGTCCGGATCGGCGAGGTGGTCCGCGGCAGCGTGGACCTCGACACCTCCTACGGGGAACTGGAGATCGGCATCCGCGAGGGGACCGCCGCCTGGCTGGACGTGAACTCCAGACACGGCAGCGTACACAGCTCCCTGAACGCGGCCGAGGACCCCGGCCCCGCGGAGGAGACCGTCGAGGTGCGTGCCCGCAACGTCCACGGCGACGTCGTGGTCCGCCGCGCCTGA
- a CDS encoding ATP-binding cassette domain-containing protein: MTPQPSRTAVTATGLRKSFGDHVVLDGIDLDIPAGSVFSLLGPNGAGKTTMVRILSTLVSADSGRARILGHDLDENPDAVRAAIGATGQYSAVDNLLTGEENLRLMANLHHLDRGSARRRTAELLERFDLTDAAGKAVATYSGGMRRRLDLAMTLVGDPRLIFLDEPTTGLDPRSRRDMWETVRGLAASGVTILLTTQYLEEADQLADRIAVLDHGRIVAEGTAAELKRRIPGGHIRLSFAEAGELDSAARVLGGSRDDDALALQVPSDGGVDALRTLLDRLDTEAIRAEELSVHTPDLDDVFLALTGNPSTDDNERKATQR; encoded by the coding sequence ATGACACCACAACCTTCCCGGACGGCCGTCACGGCCACCGGGCTGCGCAAGTCCTTCGGCGACCACGTCGTGTTGGACGGCATCGACCTGGACATCCCCGCCGGGAGTGTCTTCTCGCTCCTGGGCCCCAACGGTGCCGGCAAGACCACCATGGTGCGGATACTGTCCACACTGGTCAGCGCCGACAGCGGCCGGGCGCGCATCCTCGGCCACGACCTGGACGAGAACCCCGACGCGGTACGCGCCGCGATCGGCGCCACCGGCCAGTACTCGGCGGTGGACAACCTCCTCACCGGGGAGGAGAACCTGCGGTTGATGGCCAACCTGCACCACCTGGACCGCGGCAGCGCCCGACGGCGCACCGCCGAGCTGCTGGAACGGTTCGACCTGACCGACGCGGCCGGGAAGGCGGTCGCGACCTACTCCGGAGGCATGCGCCGCCGGCTCGACCTCGCGATGACCCTGGTCGGCGACCCCCGCCTCATCTTCCTGGACGAACCGACCACCGGACTGGACCCGCGCAGCCGCCGCGACATGTGGGAGACCGTCCGCGGTCTCGCCGCCAGCGGGGTCACCATCCTCCTCACCACGCAGTACCTGGAGGAGGCCGACCAGCTCGCCGACCGGATCGCGGTCCTCGACCACGGCAGGATCGTCGCCGAGGGAACGGCCGCGGAGCTGAAACGCCGCATACCCGGCGGTCACATCCGCCTGTCGTTCGCCGAGGCCGGCGAGCTGGACTCGGCGGCCCGCGTCCTCGGAGGGTCGCGTGACGACGACGCGCTGGCGCTCCAGGTTCCCAGCGACGGCGGGGTCGACGCGCTGCGGACACTCCTCGACCGCCTCGACACCGAGGCGATCAGAGCCGAGGAGCTGTCGGTGCACACCCCCGACCTCGACGACGTCTTCCTCGCCCTCACCGGAAACCCCAGCACGGACGACAACGAGCGGAAAGCGACCCAACGATGA
- a CDS encoding ABC transporter permease — MSTLVHAASDSATMVGRQMRHMLRYPSMTLLLAGMPIVFLLLFVYVFGGTMGAGLGGASGGRAEYLDYIAPGVMLMTVAAVAQGTAISVATDMTGGIVARFRTMAIARVSVLTGHVVGSLVQTLLILALVTGVALLIGFRPNAGAGEWIAAVGLLSLAALALTWLSVALGLVSTSVETASNLPMPLVFLPFIGSGFVPTETMPAGLRWFAEYQPFTPIIETLRGLLTGAEVHDSAVLALAWCAGITLAAYLWAKRLYNRDPAG; from the coding sequence ATGAGCACTCTCGTCCACGCCGCCAGCGACTCGGCCACGATGGTGGGTCGCCAGATGCGGCACATGCTGCGCTACCCGTCCATGACACTGCTGCTCGCCGGCATGCCGATCGTCTTCCTGCTGCTGTTCGTGTACGTCTTCGGCGGCACCATGGGAGCCGGACTGGGGGGCGCGTCCGGCGGCCGCGCCGAGTACCTCGACTACATCGCTCCCGGCGTCATGCTGATGACGGTGGCCGCCGTGGCTCAGGGGACGGCCATCTCGGTCGCCACGGACATGACCGGAGGCATCGTCGCCCGGTTCCGCACCATGGCCATCGCCCGCGTCTCGGTGCTGACCGGGCACGTCGTCGGGAGCCTCGTCCAGACACTGCTCATCCTCGCGCTCGTCACCGGGGTGGCGCTGCTCATCGGGTTCCGGCCGAACGCCGGCGCGGGCGAGTGGATCGCGGCCGTGGGCCTGCTGTCGCTGGCCGCCCTCGCCCTCACCTGGCTGTCGGTCGCGCTCGGCCTGGTGTCCACGAGCGTCGAGACCGCCAGTAACCTTCCCATGCCCCTGGTGTTCCTGCCCTTCATCGGCAGCGGTTTCGTCCCCACCGAGACGATGCCGGCCGGGCTGCGGTGGTTCGCCGAGTACCAGCCCTTCACCCCCATCATCGAAACCCTGCGCGGGTTGCTGACGGGCGCCGAGGTCCACGACAGCGCGGTGCTCGCGCTCGCGTGGTGCGCCGGCATAACCCTGGCCGCCTACCTCTGGGCGAAGAGACTGTACAACCGCGACCCTGCGGGGTAG
- a CDS encoding class I SAM-dependent methyltransferase, translated as MSEPEHVRATRESYDAVAAEYADLFRTELREMVFGRAFLGAFAELVETAGGGPVADVGCGPGRVTAHLCALGVDAFGVDLSPEMVALARREHPDVRYETGRLEALDLDDGVLGGLVSWFSFIHTPPSELAGVLAEFDRVLAPGGVLVLAFQVGGEPKHVGEAFGRDLDLDYQRWLPDQLAERVEAAGFATEARLVSEPRPGQPLPLGHLMARKPGGGEAVGQAERG; from the coding sequence ATGAGCGAGCCCGAGCACGTGCGCGCGACCCGCGAGTCCTACGACGCCGTCGCCGCCGAGTACGCCGACCTCTTCCGCACCGAGCTGCGGGAGATGGTCTTCGGCAGGGCGTTCCTGGGCGCCTTCGCCGAACTGGTGGAAACCGCGGGCGGCGGCCCCGTGGCCGATGTCGGGTGCGGCCCCGGTCGGGTCACCGCGCACCTGTGCGCGCTGGGGGTGGACGCCTTCGGCGTCGACCTGTCACCGGAGATGGTGGCCCTGGCCCGCCGGGAGCACCCGGACGTGCGCTACGAGACGGGGCGGTTGGAGGCCCTGGACCTGGACGACGGGGTTCTGGGTGGTCTGGTCTCCTGGTTCTCCTTCATCCACACCCCGCCGTCGGAACTCGCCGGTGTGCTGGCCGAGTTCGACCGGGTCCTGGCTCCGGGCGGGGTGCTGGTGCTGGCCTTCCAGGTGGGTGGGGAACCGAAGCACGTGGGCGAGGCGTTCGGGCGCGACCTGGACCTGGACTACCAGCGGTGGCTGCCCGACCAGCTGGCCGAGCGGGTGGAGGCGGCCGGTTTCGCGACGGAGGCGAGGCTGGTGAGCGAGCCCCGCCCCGGCCAACCGCTGCCGCTGGGACACCTGATGGCGCGCAAACCCGGCGGCGGGGAAGCGGTCGGGCAGGCCGAACGCGGCTGA
- a CDS encoding zinc-dependent alcohol dehydrogenase family protein — MRATLIYGAGDIRVEDVPDPVLREPTDAVVRVLRSCICGSDLWPYGSQPSSEEGQRIGHEFLGVVEDTGSDVSTLTAGDLVVAPFVWSDNTCEFCTEGLHTSCRHGGFWGTEGVDGGQGEAVRVPHAQGTLVKLPVGQDSALLPSLLTLSDVFPTGHHCAVTAGVGPRTTVTVVGDGAVGLSAVLAARRLGAERIILMGRHKDRTDLGREFGASDVVAERGAEGVERVRELTGGNGTHTVLECVGTRQSLETSLGMARDGGVVSRVGAPQYEEAPMDGSAFLRNITLTGGVAPARAYIEELLPDVLEGRIEPGRVFDHTVDLSGVPDGYRAMADREALKVLVRP, encoded by the coding sequence ATGCGAGCGACCTTGATCTACGGTGCCGGGGACATTCGGGTGGAGGACGTGCCCGACCCGGTACTGCGCGAACCGACCGACGCCGTGGTGCGCGTGCTGCGTTCGTGCATCTGCGGCAGCGACCTGTGGCCCTACGGTTCACAGCCCTCCTCCGAGGAGGGGCAACGCATCGGACACGAGTTCCTCGGTGTGGTGGAGGACACCGGTTCGGACGTGTCCACACTGACGGCGGGCGACCTCGTCGTGGCACCGTTCGTGTGGTCCGACAACACCTGCGAGTTCTGCACCGAGGGGCTGCACACCTCCTGCCGGCACGGCGGGTTCTGGGGCACCGAGGGTGTGGACGGCGGCCAGGGCGAGGCGGTGCGGGTACCGCACGCGCAGGGCACGCTGGTGAAACTGCCCGTCGGCCAGGACTCCGCGCTCCTGCCGTCGCTGCTCACCCTGTCCGATGTCTTCCCCACCGGCCACCACTGCGCGGTCACCGCCGGGGTCGGCCCCCGCACCACGGTCACCGTGGTCGGCGACGGCGCGGTGGGACTGTCGGCGGTGCTGGCGGCCCGGCGTCTCGGCGCCGAACGGATCATCCTCATGGGACGGCACAAGGACCGCACCGACCTGGGACGCGAGTTCGGTGCCTCCGACGTGGTCGCCGAGCGCGGCGCGGAGGGTGTCGAACGGGTGCGGGAGCTGACCGGCGGGAACGGCACGCACACGGTGCTGGAGTGCGTGGGTACCAGGCAGTCCCTGGAGACCTCGCTCGGTATGGCGCGCGACGGCGGCGTGGTCAGCCGGGTCGGCGCGCCCCAGTACGAGGAGGCGCCCATGGACGGGTCCGCGTTCCTGCGCAACATCACCCTGACCGGCGGGGTGGCGCCGGCCCGCGCCTACATCGAGGAGCTCCTGCCCGACGTTCTGGAGGGCAGGATCGAGCCGGGGCGGGTGTTCGACCACACCGTGGACCTGTCCGGGGTTCCGGACGGCTACCGCGCCATGGCCGACCGCGAGGCGCTGAAGGTGCTCGTCCGCCCCTGA
- a CDS encoding TetR/AcrR family transcriptional regulator yields MDNANPSPSDRREALKERHQRAIVDAAKALMAEISGTNFTVDQLAERADVSRRTVFNHFGTMDDVVLEAFSGMLGAVVDDIDANLSSQGVEQRGATSVFDQLTEAMRATDLVSPIVELTRIFDEIRDKGAPATPRQAVLFERAMRDLGNRISATVLRHHPSADPFEVEVMCAALVSGALVVHRRWDEATGGVDTPESRRMWDDLLDHLITATRNGFGTLTGGSGTS; encoded by the coding sequence ATGGACAACGCCAACCCTTCGCCTTCCGACCGGCGTGAGGCGCTGAAGGAACGCCACCAGCGCGCCATCGTCGACGCGGCGAAAGCGCTGATGGCCGAGATCTCGGGGACGAACTTCACCGTGGACCAGCTCGCGGAGCGCGCGGACGTCTCCCGGCGGACGGTCTTCAACCACTTCGGGACGATGGACGACGTTGTCCTCGAGGCGTTCAGCGGGATGCTCGGGGCGGTCGTCGACGACATCGACGCCAACCTCTCGTCCCAGGGCGTCGAACAGCGCGGTGCCACGTCGGTGTTCGACCAGCTCACCGAGGCCATGCGCGCCACCGACCTGGTGAGTCCGATCGTCGAGCTCACCCGGATCTTCGACGAGATCAGAGACAAGGGCGCCCCCGCCACCCCGCGGCAGGCCGTCCTGTTCGAACGCGCGATGCGGGACCTCGGGAACCGGATCTCCGCGACCGTGCTGCGTCACCACCCCAGTGCCGACCCGTTCGAGGTGGAGGTGATGTGCGCCGCCCTCGTGAGCGGGGCACTGGTGGTCCACCGGCGCTGGGACGAGGCCACCGGCGGGGTCGACACACCGGAGTCCCGCCGGATGTGGGACGACCTCCTGGATCACCTGATCACGGCCACCCGCAACGGGTTCGGCACCCTCACCGGCGGCAGCGGCACGTCCTGA